One genomic window of Ruminococcus gauvreauii includes the following:
- a CDS encoding LysR family transcriptional regulator: MKYRNIMNISLQQIQIFLKCCRYLNFSRVAEEYNFTPSMISKTIKSLEDLLGIPLFVRKYHRLDLTPAGRELEKGWESICQTLVETVTRAYDIQEQLSARLRIGILETTRFCADYITMKLEGNLSESIMKNIQWERRDMHHLPQALEDGQVDLIITWSGEIPYLDARISSWKKIFDSPDAVFIPRGHPLFDKPLTSLAECRPYPFITLSPASYPHYYEYLETLCNGYGFSPLLSTLCGSTDSARYNLSMGKGIYVAPSLLCADWETEDIHKRELQGEAQSGLIVAWKKGTLTPVMEQIISLIAS, encoded by the coding sequence GTGAAGTACCGTAACATCATGAACATATCCCTCCAGCAGATTCAGATTTTTTTGAAATGCTGCAGGTATCTGAACTTTTCCCGTGTTGCAGAGGAATATAATTTCACACCTTCCATGATCAGCAAAACTATCAAAAGTCTGGAAGACCTTCTGGGCATCCCGCTTTTTGTCCGAAAATACCACCGTCTGGACCTGACCCCGGCGGGAAGGGAACTGGAAAAAGGATGGGAATCCATCTGCCAGACACTGGTAGAAACCGTCACCAGAGCCTATGATATTCAGGAACAGCTGTCTGCCCGTCTCCGGATCGGAATACTGGAAACCACCAGATTCTGTGCAGATTATATCACCATGAAACTGGAAGGCAATCTGTCCGAAAGTATCATGAAAAATATTCAGTGGGAGCGAAGAGATATGCACCATCTGCCTCAGGCGCTGGAGGATGGGCAGGTAGATCTGATCATTACGTGGTCCGGTGAGATCCCGTATCTGGATGCCCGGATCAGCAGCTGGAAAAAAATTTTTGACTCGCCTGACGCAGTATTTATTCCCCGCGGGCATCCGCTGTTCGATAAGCCGCTGACCTCCCTTGCAGAGTGCCGGCCCTACCCGTTTATCACGCTCTCCCCTGCGAGCTACCCTCACTATTATGAATATCTGGAAACACTCTGTAACGGATATGGGTTCTCACCTCTCCTCTCCACCCTTTGCGGCAGCACAGACTCCGCCCGCTATAACCTTTCCATGGGAAAAGGTATCTACGTAGCACCCAGCCTGCTCTGTGCAGACTGGGAAACCGAGGATATTCACAAGCGGGAGCTTCAGGGTGAGGCCCAGTCCGGGCTGATCGTGGCGTGGAAAAAAGGAACTCTGACTCCGGTCATGGAACAGATCATCAGCCTGATCGCCAGCTGA
- a CDS encoding ABC transporter ATP-binding protein yields the protein MLQLKNIHKYFNPGSVNEMCLFRGYDLTVNEGEFVSVVGSNGSGKTSMLNIICGSIDVDLGQVVMNGEDITNQKEFTRLRSIGRVYQNPAKGTCPSMTILENMSIADNKGKRYGLGGGLNRKRKDRYAQMLRPLNLGLENKLDTKVGALSGGQRQALSLLMSTMTPIEFLILDEHTAALDPKTAEIIMELTAQIVKEKKLTTIMVTHNLRYAVEYGNRLIMMHQGENIIDVSGTARNDIKIDEILGKFNEISIECGN from the coding sequence ATGCTGCAGCTTAAAAATATACACAAATATTTTAACCCCGGTTCTGTCAATGAGATGTGCCTGTTCCGGGGATATGATCTGACCGTAAATGAGGGTGAGTTTGTCTCTGTGGTAGGCAGTAATGGCTCCGGAAAAACCTCCATGCTGAATATCATCTGCGGCAGTATTGATGTGGACCTGGGGCAGGTTGTCATGAATGGAGAAGATATCACGAACCAAAAAGAGTTTACACGCCTGCGCAGCATAGGAAGAGTTTATCAGAATCCGGCGAAGGGGACGTGCCCGAGCATGACAATTCTGGAAAATATGTCGATTGCGGATAACAAGGGCAAACGCTATGGACTGGGAGGCGGATTGAACAGAAAAAGGAAGGACCGGTATGCCCAGATGCTCCGACCGCTGAACCTGGGGCTGGAAAACAAACTTGACACGAAAGTCGGGGCGCTCTCGGGCGGACAGAGGCAGGCACTGTCTCTTCTTATGTCAACGATGACTCCGATTGAGTTTTTGATCCTGGATGAACACACGGCAGCTCTTGACCCGAAGACGGCTGAGATCATCATGGAACTGACTGCCCAGATTGTAAAAGAGAAAAAACTCACGACAATCATGGTGACACACAATCTTCGGTATGCCGTTGAATACGGAAACAGGCTGATCATGATGCACCAGGGTGAAAATATTATCGATGTTTCTGGAACCGCACGAAATGACATAAAAATCGATGAGATTTTGGGCAAATTTAACGAAATCAGTATCGAATGCGGCAATTAA
- a CDS encoding ABC transporter substrate-binding protein: MKKKVLAAMMAAVVTLAMAGCGSSKGGSASGGEEAYTIGISQFAEHGSLDNCREGFLEGLKEAGIEEDKNLEVLYDNAQADTGTASAIASNYVSKKVDMICAIATPSAGSAYNACMNSNIPVIYTAVSDPVEAGLADEEGNSVGNITGTSDALPVSEQLQMIRELMPEAKKIGIIYTTSEANSVSTIAEYKELAGDYGFEIVETGISALADVDLAAADMVKKADCITNLTDNTVVQGLQTVLSYANEAKIPVFGSEVEQVKNGCLASMGIDYIELGKQTGAMAAKVLKGEAEAEEMKYEICSGAEFYVNTAVAEAIGFRLDDTKVKEAAEVFDSISAE; encoded by the coding sequence ATGAAGAAAAAAGTATTGGCAGCAATGATGGCAGCAGTGGTGACATTGGCAATGGCAGGATGCGGGAGCAGCAAAGGCGGCAGTGCATCTGGCGGTGAAGAGGCTTATACGATCGGAATCTCACAGTTTGCAGAACACGGATCTCTTGACAACTGCAGGGAAGGTTTTCTGGAGGGTTTGAAAGAAGCGGGTATTGAAGAAGATAAGAATCTGGAGGTGTTGTATGACAATGCGCAGGCGGACACAGGGACTGCCAGCGCGATTGCCAGCAACTACGTGTCCAAGAAGGTAGATATGATCTGCGCAATCGCGACTCCAAGTGCGGGAAGTGCGTATAACGCATGTATGAATTCTAATATTCCGGTGATTTATACAGCGGTGTCTGATCCTGTGGAAGCGGGACTTGCAGACGAGGAAGGAAATTCCGTGGGAAACATTACGGGAACCTCGGATGCGCTGCCGGTATCCGAACAGCTGCAGATGATCAGGGAACTGATGCCTGAGGCAAAAAAAATCGGAATTATTTATACCACGAGTGAGGCAAACTCCGTGAGCACGATCGCAGAGTACAAAGAGCTCGCCGGAGATTATGGATTTGAGATCGTTGAGACAGGTATCAGTGCCCTGGCGGATGTAGACCTGGCGGCCGCTGACATGGTTAAAAAAGCAGACTGTATTACCAATCTTACAGATAATACAGTTGTACAGGGACTGCAGACGGTTCTCTCCTACGCAAATGAAGCCAAGATTCCGGTCTTCGGAAGTGAGGTTGAGCAGGTGAAAAATGGCTGCCTGGCTTCCATGGGGATCGACTATATCGAGCTTGGAAAACAGACCGGAGCGATGGCTGCCAAGGTACTGAAAGGCGAGGCTGAGGCGGAAGAAATGAAGTATGAAATCTGCTCCGGTGCGGAATTCTATGTAAATACAGCAGTCGCAGAGGCGATTGGTTTCCGGCTGGATGATACAAAAGTAAAAGAGGCGGCGGAAGTATTTGACAGCATCAGTGCAGAGTAA
- a CDS encoding TIGR03943 family putative permease subunit codes for MEYKDIEVPVYLVTGFLESGKTTFLDGTIHQNYFNIPETTLLILCEEGEVEYDETELRRRRRTVIEVIEEAEDFTEDALRYLAKKHRPERVLLEFNPLWSVSKLLQMELPEGWGIIQQIVTVDASCFEIYMKNLKSLFVEMVRDAELVLFNRCNKEQPLASFRRSVKVVNPAAEIIFENEDGEVEDIFEDGMPFDLDADIIDIMEEDYGIWYVDMMDNPEDYEGKTVRYKGMVLKSEDLDAEFFVAGRMAMTCCADDTSFIGYVCRYQGAPSLEMGSWVEVTASIHREYMKVYHDEGPVLYAKEVRPAKEPKEELVYFN; via the coding sequence ATGGAGTATAAAGACATAGAGGTGCCGGTCTATCTTGTGACCGGATTTCTTGAGAGCGGAAAAACAACGTTTCTGGATGGAACGATCCATCAGAATTATTTTAATATACCGGAGACAACCCTTTTGATCCTGTGTGAGGAGGGTGAAGTAGAATATGATGAAACAGAACTCAGGAGACGCCGGAGGACGGTGATTGAGGTGATCGAGGAGGCGGAAGACTTTACCGAAGATGCGCTGCGTTATCTTGCGAAAAAGCATCGGCCGGAGCGCGTGCTGCTGGAGTTTAACCCGCTGTGGTCTGTGTCGAAGCTTCTTCAGATGGAATTACCGGAAGGATGGGGGATCATTCAGCAGATTGTGACTGTTGACGCAAGCTGTTTCGAAATCTATATGAAAAATCTGAAATCCCTTTTTGTTGAGATGGTAAGAGATGCAGAGCTGGTCCTGTTTAACCGCTGCAATAAAGAACAGCCGCTCGCATCCTTTCGGCGCAGCGTCAAAGTAGTCAATCCGGCTGCAGAGATTATTTTCGAGAATGAAGACGGAGAAGTGGAGGACATCTTCGAAGACGGTATGCCGTTTGATCTGGATGCCGATATCATAGACATTATGGAAGAGGACTACGGCATCTGGTATGTGGATATGATGGATAATCCCGAGGACTACGAAGGGAAAACAGTCCGTTACAAAGGGATGGTGCTAAAAAGTGAAGACCTGGATGCAGAATTCTTTGTCGCCGGAAGGATGGCGATGACGTGCTGCGCCGATGATACCAGTTTTATCGGATACGTGTGCAGATATCAGGGGGCTCCGTCTCTGGAGATGGGCAGCTGGGTTGAGGTCACTGCATCTATTCACCGGGAATATATGAAGGTCTATCACGATGAGGGGCCTGTGCTCTATGCGAAAGAAGTAAGACCGGCAAAAGAGCCGAAAGAAGAACTGGTTTATTTTAATTGA
- the glgB gene encoding 1,4-alpha-glucan branching protein GlgB, whose product MEKMYFGELDQYLFGQGTHYEIYKKLGAHPMVFDGRKGVYFAVWAPKARAVSVIGEFNGWAEEANPMEKVGDIGVFECFIPEAKVGDLYKFYVTAKNGKGLYKADPFANWAEKRPGTASRIADVSNLKWGDSAWMKKRAEIEPRDEAMSIYEVHPGSWMKHPVTDENEDGFYDYKQFAHALTDYVKQMGYTHVELMGIAEYPFDGSWGYQVTGYYAPTSRYGSPAEFQYLVNYLHKNKIGVILDWVPAHFPRDAHGLADFDGTAVYEYADPRKGEHPDWGTKIFDYGKNEVKNFLIGSALFWIEHFHIDGLRVDAVASMLYLDYGKDYGQWVPNKYGGNENLEAIEFFKHLNTVILGRNKGSVMIAEESTAWPKVTGPVEEDGLNFSLKWNMGWMHDFLEYMKLDPYFRKYNHTRMTFSMTYAYSENYVLVLSHDEVVHLKCSMINKMPGLMESKFENLKVGYSFMFGHPGKKLLFMGQEFGQLREWSEERELDWYLLREDKHKKLQAFVTELLNLYKKYPAMYAMDRNPEGFEWINADDGDRSIFSFVRHSPTGRNNLLFVCNFTPIERRDYRVGVPKKKKYRLILNSADPKFGGETVIRKVEYTAQAKPCDRRPYSFEYKLPPYGVAVFLF is encoded by the coding sequence ATGGAAAAGATGTATTTTGGGGAATTGGATCAGTATTTATTTGGCCAGGGTACGCATTATGAGATTTATAAAAAGCTGGGTGCGCATCCGATGGTGTTTGATGGCAGGAAAGGTGTTTATTTTGCCGTGTGGGCGCCAAAGGCGAGGGCTGTTTCCGTAATCGGCGAATTCAACGGCTGGGCGGAAGAGGCAAACCCGATGGAAAAGGTCGGAGATATCGGTGTGTTTGAGTGTTTTATACCGGAGGCAAAGGTTGGGGACCTGTACAAATTCTATGTCACTGCGAAGAATGGAAAGGGTCTGTACAAAGCGGACCCGTTTGCCAACTGGGCAGAGAAACGCCCGGGGACCGCATCCAGGATTGCAGACGTTTCCAATCTTAAATGGGGAGACAGTGCATGGATGAAAAAGCGTGCAGAGATCGAACCAAGAGATGAGGCAATGTCAATCTACGAGGTACATCCGGGCAGCTGGATGAAACACCCGGTTACAGATGAAAATGAAGACGGGTTTTATGACTATAAACAATTTGCTCACGCACTGACTGATTATGTAAAACAGATGGGCTATACACATGTTGAACTGATGGGGATTGCGGAGTATCCGTTTGACGGCTCCTGGGGGTATCAGGTGACGGGGTATTATGCACCGACTTCACGTTACGGTTCTCCGGCGGAATTCCAGTATCTGGTCAATTATCTTCATAAGAATAAGATCGGGGTTATCCTGGACTGGGTGCCGGCACATTTTCCGAGGGATGCACACGGTCTTGCCGACTTTGACGGCACAGCGGTTTATGAATATGCGGATCCGAGGAAAGGAGAGCATCCTGACTGGGGGACAAAAATCTTTGATTACGGAAAGAATGAGGTCAAAAATTTCCTAATCGGCAGTGCATTGTTCTGGATTGAACATTTTCATATCGACGGTCTGCGGGTGGATGCGGTGGCTTCCATGCTGTATCTGGACTATGGGAAAGACTACGGGCAGTGGGTGCCCAATAAATATGGAGGGAATGAAAACCTTGAGGCCATCGAGTTCTTTAAGCATCTCAACACAGTAATTCTGGGACGCAATAAGGGATCGGTGATGATCGCAGAAGAATCGACGGCGTGGCCGAAGGTGACCGGGCCGGTTGAGGAAGACGGCCTGAACTTCAGCCTGAAGTGGAATATGGGCTGGATGCATGATTTTCTGGAGTACATGAAGCTCGACCCATATTTTCGGAAATATAACCATACGCGGATGACCTTTTCCATGACGTATGCTTACAGTGAGAATTATGTGCTGGTGTTGTCTCATGATGAGGTAGTACATCTGAAATGTTCCATGATCAATAAGATGCCGGGACTCATGGAGAGTAAGTTTGAGAACCTGAAAGTGGGATATTCGTTTATGTTCGGACACCCAGGAAAGAAACTGCTGTTCATGGGCCAGGAATTCGGGCAGCTTCGGGAGTGGAGTGAGGAACGGGAGCTCGACTGGTATCTGCTGAGGGAGGATAAGCATAAAAAGCTCCAGGCGTTTGTAACGGAGCTCTTAAACCTGTATAAGAAATACCCTGCAATGTATGCGATGGACAGAAACCCTGAGGGCTTTGAATGGATCAATGCCGATGACGGGGACCGGAGTATCTTCAGTTTTGTCAGGCATTCTCCTACGGGAAGGAATAATCTGCTGTTTGTCTGCAATTTTACGCCGATTGAACGCAGGGATTACCGCGTGGGCGTACCGAAAAAGAAAAAGTACCGTCTGATCTTAAACAGCGCTGATCCGAAATTCGGAGGCGAAACTGTGATTCGTAAAGTGGAGTACACTGCACAGGCAAAACCGTGTGACAGAAGACCGTATTCTTTTGAGTATAAACTTCCGCCGTATGGAGTAGCGGTTTTTCTGTTTTAA
- a CDS encoding ABC transporter permease gives MALLISVLEQGMIYGIMALGVYITYKILDFPDLTVDGSFPMGVAVTAVLISRGVNPLLTLPVSLLAGALIGVLTGLIHVKLKVRDLLSGIIMMTALYTVNLRIAGGKANLPIYNSETIFDNPIVNGIFTGGLAPFKTVIIIFVLTLIAKFALDWYMSTKSGFLLRAVGDNPTIITSLGVDKGTVKIVGLAVSNALVSLGGCIYAQQQRYFDASMGTGTVVIGLASVIIGTSLFRKVTLLRVTSSVIIGSVLYKACVAVAISRGFAASDLKLITAVLFLIILVLGMERKRRVKTDAAA, from the coding sequence GTGGCATTACTGATCAGTGTATTGGAACAGGGCATGATTTACGGTATCATGGCTCTCGGCGTGTATATCACGTATAAAATCCTGGATTTTCCGGATCTTACGGTGGATGGCAGCTTTCCGATGGGGGTTGCGGTCACGGCCGTTTTAATCAGCAGGGGTGTGAATCCTCTGCTGACACTGCCTGTGTCGCTGCTGGCGGGGGCGCTGATCGGCGTCCTGACAGGATTGATTCATGTAAAACTGAAGGTGAGAGACCTGCTGTCGGGTATCATTATGATGACAGCTCTGTATACTGTGAATCTGAGAATTGCGGGGGGAAAAGCAAATCTTCCCATCTATAACAGTGAAACAATTTTTGATAATCCGATCGTAAACGGCATCTTTACCGGTGGCCTGGCGCCGTTTAAAACGGTGATTATTATTTTTGTGCTCACTCTGATTGCGAAATTTGCGCTCGACTGGTACATGAGCACAAAGTCTGGTTTCCTGCTTCGGGCGGTGGGCGATAATCCGACGATCATCACATCACTGGGCGTCGATAAAGGGACGGTCAAGATCGTGGGTCTTGCGGTATCCAATGCCCTGGTATCACTGGGAGGCTGTATCTATGCGCAGCAGCAGCGTTACTTTGATGCTTCCATGGGTACGGGAACCGTAGTAATCGGGCTTGCAAGTGTGATTATCGGAACGAGTCTGTTTCGGAAGGTCACACTGCTGCGTGTGACGTCGAGTGTGATCATCGGATCGGTCCTGTACAAAGCGTGTGTGGCAGTAGCGATCAGCAGAGGGTTTGCCGCGAGCGACTTAAAACTCATAACGGCAGTACTGTTCCTGATTATTCTGGTATTGGGAATGGAGCGCAAAAGGAGGGTGAAGACAGATGCTGCAGCTTAA
- a CDS encoding TetR/AcrR family transcriptional regulator has product MPRNKYPEETVQKILDVSLKLFLEKGYEETTVLDIVNNLGGLTRGAFYHHFKSKEEVLDALGDKMFFENNPFEKVRGEKGLSGLEKIKKVIKLQYQNQEQQELNLMSVPLLNNPRILADYIENNQRIVAPFFEELFQEGVADGSIKDVKYPKALCSIFTMVIDIWFVPSIFSCSKDELIERLYFARDMFDALGLPVIDEEILQYSKQTIERVMQNTDKK; this is encoded by the coding sequence ATGCCGCGCAATAAATATCCGGAGGAAACGGTACAGAAAATACTGGATGTCTCGTTAAAGCTTTTTCTCGAAAAAGGGTATGAGGAAACCACGGTTTTAGACATCGTAAACAATCTGGGCGGACTGACACGGGGAGCTTTTTATCACCACTTCAAGTCGAAAGAGGAAGTCCTGGATGCTTTGGGAGATAAAATGTTTTTTGAAAATAATCCTTTTGAAAAAGTGCGAGGTGAAAAGGGATTAAGCGGTTTGGAAAAGATAAAAAAAGTCATCAAACTGCAGTACCAGAATCAGGAACAGCAGGAATTAAATCTAATGTCCGTTCCGCTGTTAAACAACCCCAGAATTTTGGCGGATTATATTGAAAACAATCAGAGAATCGTTGCTCCATTTTTTGAGGAGCTGTTTCAGGAAGGGGTGGCAGACGGATCTATCAAAGATGTAAAGTACCCGAAGGCGCTTTGCAGTATATTTACCATGGTCATAGATATCTGGTTTGTTCCGTCCATATTTTCCTGCTCAAAGGATGAGCTGATTGAAAGACTATATTTTGCCAGAGATATGTTTGACGCACTGGGTCTTCCGGTCATAGACGAAGAAATTCTGCAGTATTCGAAGCAGACGATAGAGCGAGTGATGCAAAATACTGATAAAAAATAG
- a CDS encoding uroporphyrinogen decarboxylase family protein → MADEKNFLSYSAATFENLANWPNAEVPLMALVTELIPELCQVPYDYLLRDDPEAMAECTLLVQEYLNLDTIIANLDIYNFEAEAMGAKLRFYPDHCSDIDRSEYFIQTPADLDKIKFRGLDTGRFPYLLRYCEAYKKHTGTDTFPMFSAPWTLAGNLYGVDNLIMDTVEDPEFVTEFLHRIVDDFHVPMYHALAEVLPGFHQVSLADAFASVPVVTPEIVRKFIKPSLERLMEKLNMPGISMQDTAFFGTAQLSGEDRKEYEEFIIWSNDMFFCIDPDLTELTPEYARQVATDHLVPLMAGISAKQVEFGAIKETVEIIKNFVLKGKNGPTPLFFFFNNLSPKTAVDKLLAAARAVRIYGAPGANENTPYELPSVIPFEEFLRDKIRHNQAGYAFHWLKVSSISL, encoded by the coding sequence ATGGCAGACGAAAAAAATTTTTTAAGCTACTCCGCAGCAACCTTTGAAAATCTGGCCAACTGGCCCAATGCAGAGGTCCCGCTGATGGCGCTTGTGACTGAGCTGATTCCGGAACTATGTCAGGTTCCGTACGACTATCTTTTGCGGGACGACCCTGAGGCTATGGCGGAGTGTACACTTCTGGTTCAGGAATATCTGAATCTGGACACCATCATTGCCAACCTGGATATCTACAATTTTGAGGCGGAAGCTATGGGTGCCAAACTCCGTTTTTACCCTGACCACTGTTCCGATATTGACCGAAGCGAATACTTCATCCAGACCCCCGCAGATCTTGATAAGATCAAATTCCGCGGATTAGATACCGGGCGTTTTCCTTATCTGCTCCGCTACTGTGAAGCCTATAAGAAACATACCGGTACGGACACCTTCCCCATGTTTTCCGCCCCATGGACTTTGGCAGGAAACCTGTACGGAGTTGACAACCTGATCATGGACACCGTGGAGGATCCCGAATTTGTAACGGAATTCCTGCATCGGATCGTAGATGATTTTCACGTTCCCATGTATCATGCGCTGGCTGAAGTTCTTCCCGGTTTTCATCAGGTATCTCTGGCCGACGCCTTTGCCTCGGTCCCGGTCGTCACCCCGGAAATCGTACGCAAATTCATTAAGCCCTCACTGGAGCGCCTGATGGAAAAGCTGAATATGCCCGGCATTTCCATGCAGGACACCGCCTTTTTCGGAACCGCCCAGCTGTCCGGCGAAGATCGGAAGGAATACGAGGAATTTATTATCTGGTCCAACGATATGTTTTTCTGCATTGACCCGGATCTGACTGAGCTGACGCCGGAATATGCCCGTCAGGTCGCCACAGACCATCTGGTTCCCCTGATGGCGGGGATTTCCGCTAAGCAGGTGGAATTCGGCGCCATCAAGGAGACCGTAGAGATCATCAAAAATTTTGTCCTGAAGGGCAAAAACGGCCCCACACCGCTGTTTTTCTTCTTCAACAACCTTTCACCAAAAACAGCGGTTGATAAATTACTTGCCGCCGCCAGGGCAGTGCGCATCTACGGTGCCCCCGGGGCGAATGAAAACACCCCTTATGAGCTTCCTTCCGTCATCCCGTTTGAGGAATTTCTGAGGGATAAGATCAGACACAATCAGGCTGGTTATGCATTTCACTGGCTCAAAGTCTCTTCCATATCCCTGTAA
- a CDS encoding CobW family GTP-binding protein, producing the protein MTKVDIISGFLGAGKTTLIKQLLTDALKDEQVVLIENEFGEIGIDGGFLKDAGIEIREMNSGCICCSLVGDFGTSLKEVIEKYHPDRIVIEPSGVGLLSDVMKAVEKVEKECDIRLNSHITVVDVNKCNMYLRNFGEFYENQVEYAGTVILSRTDKAAADKIKKAVASIREINSHAHIITTPISQLGGKKVLEVMEDEVTKLEEEVHLHEHGEACCCGHDHDHHHEHGENCGCGHDHDHHHEHGENCGCGHDHDHHHEHGEACGCGHDHHHHHDADEVFTSWGTETARTYGRDEIDRILKALSDGGEYGTVLRAKGMVPDEAGIWHYFDMVPEEYEIREGSPEFTGRLCVIGSKLNESKLEELFALS; encoded by the coding sequence ATGACAAAAGTAGATATTATCTCCGGATTTCTGGGAGCCGGAAAGACAACCCTGATAAAACAGCTGCTTACAGATGCGCTGAAGGATGAACAGGTGGTGCTGATCGAGAATGAATTCGGTGAAATCGGCATTGACGGAGGATTTTTGAAAGACGCGGGGATTGAGATCAGGGAGATGAATTCCGGGTGCATCTGCTGCTCGCTTGTGGGGGATTTTGGGACGTCGCTGAAAGAGGTCATTGAAAAGTATCATCCGGACCGGATTGTGATCGAGCCTTCTGGAGTGGGACTCCTCTCAGATGTTATGAAAGCGGTAGAAAAAGTGGAAAAAGAGTGTGATATCCGTCTGAACAGTCATATTACAGTAGTGGATGTGAATAAGTGTAACATGTACCTGAGGAATTTCGGTGAGTTTTATGAAAACCAGGTCGAGTACGCAGGCACGGTCATTCTGAGCAGGACAGACAAGGCTGCTGCAGATAAGATAAAGAAGGCGGTTGCTTCTATCAGGGAGATTAACAGCCATGCACATATTATCACCACGCCCATCTCACAGCTTGGCGGGAAAAAAGTCCTGGAAGTCATGGAAGATGAGGTGACGAAACTGGAGGAAGAAGTACATCTCCATGAGCACGGGGAGGCCTGCTGTTGTGGGCACGATCATGATCATCACCACGAGCACGGGGAGAACTGCGGATGCGGACATGACCACGATCATCACCATGAGCACGGGGAGAACTGTGGATGCGGACATGACCACGATCATCACCACGAGCACGGGGAGGCCTGCGGATGCGGACATGACCATCACCATCATCATGACGCGGATGAAGTGTTTACCAGCTGGGGAACTGAGACGGCCAGAACATATGGAAGAGATGAGATTGACAGAATCTTAAAAGCGCTTTCAGACGGCGGAGAGTACGGAACGGTACTGCGCGCCAAGGGGATGGTCCCGGATGAGGCGGGGATCTGGCATTACTTTGACATGGTTCCGGAAGAGTACGAAATCAGGGAGGGAAGCCCTGAATTTACGGGAAGGCTTTGTGTGATAGGCTCGAAGCTGAACGAATCGAAACTGGAAGAGCTGTTTGCACTTTCATAG
- a CDS encoding carbon-nitrogen hydrolase family protein has protein sequence MRKNSFKAALVQMDSGADERKNMRRAEALLDKAATAGASLVVFPETVDYIGTEMREHAKTVPGQWDQFFSSKSKDYGIYIHGGSITQRNDSGNPYNTSLMFGPDGSCICDYKKLHMFDVEVADGPAYRESDGIEPGNEIVLADTALGCFGLSICYDVRFPELYRIMAGNGATAMIVAANFTRATGQKHWKTLLCARAIENTCYVLACCQCGDKPAFTSHGHSMIISPMGEVLAEGGDEETLVMARIAPDEVANARQQIPSLGNVRGDVYQLTSRNIRIYSKI, from the coding sequence ATGAGAAAGAATTCATTTAAAGCCGCCCTGGTCCAGATGGATTCCGGGGCGGATGAACGGAAGAATATGCGGCGTGCTGAAGCGCTGCTGGATAAGGCAGCCACGGCAGGCGCTTCTCTTGTGGTATTTCCTGAGACCGTCGACTATATCGGAACAGAGATGAGGGAGCACGCAAAGACGGTTCCCGGACAGTGGGATCAGTTCTTTTCCTCGAAATCCAAAGATTACGGTATCTATATTCACGGAGGTAGCATCACGCAGAGAAATGATAGCGGGAATCCGTATAATACAAGCCTGATGTTTGGACCCGACGGATCCTGTATCTGTGATTATAAGAAATTACATATGTTTGATGTTGAGGTGGCAGACGGGCCGGCGTATCGGGAGTCGGACGGTATAGAGCCGGGAAACGAAATTGTGCTGGCGGATACTGCGCTTGGATGCTTTGGACTGTCGATCTGTTATGATGTACGGTTTCCGGAACTGTATCGGATCATGGCGGGAAATGGAGCCACGGCAATGATTGTGGCTGCAAATTTTACGAGGGCGACCGGACAAAAACACTGGAAAACGCTGCTGTGTGCGCGTGCGATTGAAAACACCTGCTATGTGCTGGCGTGTTGTCAGTGCGGCGATAAACCCGCGTTTACGTCACACGGTCATTCTATGATCATTAGTCCCATGGGTGAGGTCCTGGCAGAAGGCGGGGATGAAGAAACCCTGGTTATGGCTCGGATCGCCCCGGATGAGGTTGCGAATGCAAGACAGCAGATACCGTCGCTTGGCAACGTAAGGGGCGATGTGTATCAGCTGACGAGCAGAAACATACGAATCTATTCGAAAATATAA